The following are encoded together in the Mesoterricola sediminis genome:
- a CDS encoding tetratricopeptide repeat protein, with amino-acid sequence MRAPLSLGTLLLLALAACQKPATLPASPASRAEAAAQAGALAFPASGRADYVRGFANGARMIDTALALGQRPYLPRVAPARPLTLEVHPGGAAPQAVAPPPEVEVDPATGLILQTFYSQGLDTFAQGQVDGFQWALAPHRARLTEARPAPALPTTWKSLRPETPLTLATGQTFIQCQASRGLLAWSIQDQGFPPRRRWRPLPAGLAPHHASLAGDTLWIDTPQGALGLDLDSGAIRQVLPTQPHPANAEDTWEATLLRKREEDARARPELLKRADQGDMAAILALGYAADDNAEKVRWFKQAATAGDPQGMYEWALLLYQGRGVPEDPAAARTWLQKAAAQGHRAAGILLGGLFPP; translated from the coding sequence ATGCGCGCACCCCTCTCCCTCGGCACCCTGCTGCTCCTCGCCCTCGCCGCCTGCCAGAAGCCGGCCACCCTTCCCGCCTCCCCGGCGAGCCGGGCCGAGGCCGCCGCCCAGGCCGGGGCCCTGGCCTTCCCCGCCTCAGGACGGGCGGACTATGTGCGCGGCTTCGCCAACGGCGCCCGGATGATCGACACGGCCCTGGCCCTCGGCCAGCGCCCGTACCTGCCCCGGGTCGCCCCGGCCCGGCCCCTCACCCTGGAGGTGCACCCCGGTGGCGCCGCGCCCCAGGCGGTCGCGCCCCCTCCGGAGGTGGAGGTGGATCCCGCGACGGGCCTGATCCTCCAGACCTTCTACAGCCAGGGCCTGGACACCTTCGCCCAGGGCCAGGTGGACGGATTCCAGTGGGCCCTGGCGCCGCACCGCGCCCGGCTGACGGAGGCCCGCCCCGCGCCCGCGCTGCCCACCACATGGAAGTCCCTCCGCCCGGAAACCCCGCTGACCCTGGCCACCGGCCAGACCTTCATCCAGTGCCAGGCCAGCCGCGGCCTCCTCGCCTGGTCCATCCAGGACCAGGGCTTCCCGCCCCGCCGGCGCTGGCGGCCCCTCCCCGCGGGCCTCGCGCCCCACCACGCCAGCCTCGCCGGCGACACCCTGTGGATCGACACGCCCCAGGGCGCCCTGGGCCTCGACCTGGACAGCGGGGCCATCCGCCAGGTGCTGCCCACCCAGCCGCACCCGGCCAACGCCGAGGACACCTGGGAGGCCACCCTCCTGCGGAAGCGGGAGGAGGACGCCCGGGCGCGGCCCGAGCTCCTGAAGCGCGCCGACCAGGGGGACATGGCCGCCATCCTGGCCCTCGGCTACGCCGCGGACGACAACGCCGAGAAGGTCCGCTGGTTCAAGCAGGCCGCGACCGCCGGCGATCCCCAGGGCATGTACGAATGGGCCCTGCTCCTCTACCAGGGCCGGGGCGTTCCGGAGGACCCGGCCGCCGCCAGGACCTGGCTGCAGAAGGCCGCCGCCCAGGGCCACCGGGCCGCGGGCATCCTGCTCGGCGGGCTCTTCCCACCCTAG
- a CDS encoding DinB family protein has translation MDPWLDRLYRHLAWADGRVLDALEVQENPPEGALKLMAHVAVAEHLWLARIEGWDTGNLGPWTPLSPEACRSLSARTLAGFAELVAGATSERLAARVAYRNTRGEAFETPLGDLLLHVALHGAHHRGQIAALLRGGGLPVPVTDFVIFSREGA, from the coding sequence GTGGATCCCTGGCTGGACCGCCTCTACCGCCACCTGGCCTGGGCCGACGGCCGCGTCCTGGACGCGCTGGAAGTCCAGGAGAACCCGCCGGAGGGCGCCCTGAAGCTCATGGCCCACGTGGCCGTGGCCGAGCACCTGTGGCTGGCGCGGATCGAGGGGTGGGACACGGGGAACCTCGGGCCCTGGACTCCCCTTTCCCCGGAGGCCTGCCGTTCCCTGTCCGCGCGGACCCTGGCGGGCTTCGCCGAGCTGGTGGCGGGGGCCACCTCGGAGCGGCTGGCGGCGCGCGTCGCTTACCGGAACACCCGGGGGGAGGCCTTCGAGACGCCGCTGGGGGACCTGCTCCTCCACGTGGCCCTGCACGGGGCCCACCACCGGGGGCAGATCGCGGCCCTGCTGCGGGGCGGGGGGCTCCCGGTCCCGGTGACGGACTTCGTGATCTTCAGCCGGGAGGGGGCGTAG
- a CDS encoding IS91 family transposase gives MGFTRPRFDIADIVRLHRDALESRVALNRQQRRVLTAIGQCRTAALGGHKEVCEHGDFERIAYNSCRDRHCPKCQALAQERWLDKETQRLLDVPHFHLVFTLPAELRFLARQYPAKFYGALFRAATKTLLKLFRSRLKAIPGLLLVLHTWTRELTFHPHLHVLVTAGGLALDGGGFIPSGKNYLFPVAMMGEVFRAKMLNALGRLQAKGAFPEVPKELYASRMATVSDLDWGVHAKKPFGHSSHVAGYLARYTHRVGIANSRLLDVTEDRVTFATKNGNTATVHPVEFLERLVQHVLPPGFHKIRHAGLYGSLQAGGLLEKARAIVGTCKKPRKDPSDLERVERESQTCPVCGGALRRTPLPATIRAPPEDDPC, from the coding sequence GTGGGGTTCACCCGACCCCGTTTCGACATCGCCGACATCGTCCGCCTCCACCGCGACGCCCTGGAAAGCCGGGTTGCCTTGAACCGGCAGCAGCGCCGCGTCCTCACGGCCATCGGCCAATGCCGCACCGCGGCCCTGGGCGGGCACAAGGAGGTCTGCGAGCACGGTGACTTCGAGCGGATCGCCTACAACTCCTGCCGGGACCGGCACTGCCCCAAGTGCCAGGCCCTGGCCCAGGAACGCTGGCTCGACAAGGAGACCCAGCGCCTCCTGGACGTGCCCCACTTCCACCTGGTGTTCACCCTCCCGGCGGAACTGCGGTTCCTGGCCCGGCAGTATCCGGCCAAGTTCTACGGCGCCCTGTTCCGGGCAGCGACGAAGACCCTCCTGAAGCTGTTCCGGAGCCGACTGAAGGCCATTCCCGGCCTGCTGCTGGTGCTGCACACCTGGACCCGGGAGTTGACCTTCCACCCCCACCTCCATGTGCTGGTCACCGCCGGGGGCCTCGCCCTCGACGGCGGAGGCTTCATCCCCAGCGGGAAGAATTACCTGTTCCCGGTGGCCATGATGGGTGAGGTGTTCCGGGCCAAGATGCTCAACGCCCTGGGCCGGCTCCAGGCGAAGGGCGCCTTCCCTGAGGTCCCGAAGGAACTCTACGCCAGTCGGATGGCCACGGTCAGCGATCTGGACTGGGGCGTCCACGCCAAGAAGCCGTTCGGGCACTCCAGCCATGTGGCCGGCTACCTGGCCCGGTACACCCACCGGGTCGGCATCGCCAACTCCCGGCTCCTGGACGTCACCGAGGACCGGGTGACGTTCGCCACCAAGAACGGCAACACTGCAACGGTCCACCCCGTGGAGTTCCTCGAGCGCCTGGTCCAGCACGTCCTCCCCCCGGGCTTCCACAAGATCCGTCATGCCGGCCTCTACGGCTCCCTCCAGGCTGGCGGCCTTCTGGAGAAGGCCAGGGCCATCGTCGGGACCTGCAAGAAGCCCCGGAAGGATCCATCCGACCTGGAACGGGTGGAACGCGAATCCCAGACCTGCCCGGTCTGCGGCGGGGCCCTCCGTCGGACACCCCTGCCCGCCACCATCCGCGCACCGCCCGAGGACGATCCATGCTGA
- a CDS encoding ATP-binding cassette domain-containing protein — protein MFLSFTDVTFTHEGALDPVVQHLGFTVSDGWTGLVGANGSGKTTLLRLALGELRPTQGHIRRPGPGYLADQRTDHAPPGLARLLLDPGSAAQRLKHQLGLQPDWTRRWATLSHGERKRAQLAVLLHLAPPFLAVDEPTNHLDAESRDRVRTALAGFRGLGLLVSHDRDLLDALCGQCLFLEPPRPVLRPGGYTEGRAQADAEAKDQVRERARAAREVEDLRHEQHRRREQTDRAERQRSKRGIPPGDRDAKGRVDAARVADGGSGQRLRQLDGRVRQAAQRLDQLPVQRQHALGITLGGGPPSGRLLLALPEQTLPLGPGRTLRVPALMIRPGDRIGLEGPNGSGKSTLVRRLMADPALAGRPTAYLPQELPLEAAVAILDAFRRQPPEALGRALTLVRRLGSDPARLLQSRAPSPGEIRKLHLAGQFSASPHLVVLDEPTNHLDLPSVACLEAALATTPAALLLVSHDRRFLARLVTRRWTLRATEGGWRLEDSDG, from the coding sequence ATGTTTCTGTCCTTCACGGACGTGACCTTCACCCACGAAGGCGCGCTGGACCCCGTCGTCCAGCACCTCGGCTTCACCGTCAGCGACGGCTGGACCGGCCTCGTGGGCGCCAACGGCTCCGGCAAGACCACCCTCCTCCGCCTGGCCCTGGGCGAGCTCCGGCCCACCCAGGGCCACATCCGGCGGCCCGGCCCCGGGTACCTCGCCGATCAGCGCACCGACCACGCGCCTCCCGGCCTGGCCCGCCTCCTCCTGGATCCCGGTTCCGCCGCCCAGCGCCTGAAGCACCAGTTGGGGCTCCAGCCCGACTGGACCAGGCGCTGGGCCACCCTCAGCCACGGCGAGCGCAAGCGAGCCCAGCTGGCCGTCCTCCTGCACCTGGCGCCCCCCTTCCTGGCCGTGGACGAGCCCACCAATCACCTGGACGCCGAAAGCCGTGACCGGGTGCGGACGGCCCTGGCCGGCTTCCGGGGCCTCGGCCTCCTCGTTAGCCACGACCGGGACCTGCTGGACGCCCTGTGCGGTCAGTGCCTCTTCCTGGAGCCCCCCCGCCCCGTCCTGCGACCCGGCGGCTACACCGAAGGCCGGGCCCAGGCCGACGCCGAGGCCAAGGACCAGGTCCGGGAACGGGCCCGGGCCGCCCGGGAGGTGGAGGACCTCCGCCACGAGCAGCACCGCCGCAGGGAGCAGACCGACCGCGCCGAACGCCAGCGCTCCAAGCGCGGCATTCCCCCGGGCGACCGGGATGCCAAGGGCCGGGTGGACGCCGCCCGCGTCGCCGACGGCGGCAGCGGCCAGCGCCTGCGCCAGCTGGACGGCCGCGTGCGCCAGGCCGCCCAGCGCCTGGACCAGCTCCCCGTCCAGCGCCAGCATGCCCTTGGCATCACCCTCGGCGGCGGGCCTCCCTCCGGTCGCCTCCTCCTTGCGCTGCCCGAACAGACGCTTCCCCTGGGCCCCGGCCGCACCCTGCGCGTGCCCGCCCTGATGATCCGCCCCGGCGACCGCATCGGCCTCGAAGGCCCCAACGGCTCCGGCAAGAGCACCCTCGTTCGGCGCCTGATGGCGGATCCCGCCCTGGCGGGGCGACCCACTGCGTACCTCCCCCAGGAACTCCCCCTGGAGGCCGCCGTGGCCATCCTGGACGCCTTCCGCCGGCAGCCCCCCGAGGCCCTGGGCCGCGCCCTCACCCTCGTGCGCCGCCTGGGCTCCGACCCCGCCCGGCTCCTGCAGAGCCGCGCCCCCAGCCCCGGCGAGATCCGCAAGCTTCACCTGGCCGGCCAGTTCAGCGCCTCACCCCACCTGGTCGTCCTGGACGAGCCGACGAACCACCTGGATCTGCCCTCCGTGGCCTGCCTGGAGGCGGCCCTCGCCACCACCCCCGCCGCCCTCCTTCTCGTCAGCCACGACCGCAGGTTCCTGGCGCGCCTCGTGACCCGGAGGTGGACCCTCCGGGCCACCGAAGGCGGGTGGAGGCTGGAGGATTCGGATGGCTGA
- a CDS encoding hybrid sensor histidine kinase/response regulator: MVSRERAGPGFRSRKPGALLCLVGLLVLGLASWVRAGAEARPEPERAPQILVLLGDANGAPFSELFSRAFFSEFIGAGGTLRSVRVEYLDLLHVVDRPARERLVALLRMKYANQRFALVVALNPAATGFALGEGAFLAGNAPLIALYPGFPLPERPEGRLGLIGSSFDYGGTLRLALGLRPGAREVLLVTGSSAQDRMYEAQAWEALAPWAGKLAITSTRGLAFPEILARVAGAGEGTLVLYSTIFEDGAGSGFVPKEAAAKVVAQTRQPVFGTFEPLLGTGVVGGSMLSVTESAHQIARIALGALRGEAPLPGKEPVVRFPNRPIPLFDWPAFEGHGLDPDRLPRGAVLLRRPPSPWAQYKVQILSIAAIMAVLAGSTLGLAVQNRRRRAAERVAVEQRRWVQVLIDTAPEAIAVYDADLGRYVDVNPAAEAIFGCGRGELLQLGPADFFSEPIPGCQDVSESIRKLTDRALAGEVFSYPRDVRSRDGRLIPCQVHLTSLPTQDRRLLRVSYVSLSDLRRAEEELRSSQASLRALFENTADSIWSVDLAYRFRTFNQALVERLRRRFDVEIAPGMGPADFQPADQAAVWIGFYERVLREGAFRQEFMEPNGGGRLELSFNPIRQDGAIVGISVFSKDITEQKRLREQLNQAQKMEAVGQLAGGIAHDFNNALAGIMSAAEVLRGLDVSPAQRLAFADMILVGAERAGALTKKLLAFSRKAETAHVPVDVAAVVNDTAAILGRTLDKRIRVHVDNRAESARVLGDDALLQNAFLNMGINAGHAMPEGGVLTFRLEAVTLDEISCANAPFDLVPGPHLQVSVEDTGCGMSPEVQARIFEPFFTTRRQGEGTGLGLSAVYGTVLDHHGAIQVYSEPGKGTVFHLYLPLATGAGALQVPEPPLERGWGTILLVDDEAFVRLTGKALLERLGYTVLTAEDGTTGLAAFEGRRDEIRLVILDMIMPVMGGRDILRRIRALDPGLPVLICSGFSREGELAQIREEGAFAFLQKPFRQAELAAAVAAALRGGTSSP, translated from the coding sequence ATGGTGTCGCGGGAAAGGGCCGGACCGGGCTTCAGATCGCGCAAGCCGGGGGCCCTCCTGTGCCTGGTGGGGCTGCTGGTGCTGGGCCTCGCGTCCTGGGTCCGCGCGGGGGCCGAGGCGCGGCCGGAGCCTGAGCGGGCGCCGCAGATCCTCGTGCTCCTGGGCGACGCCAACGGGGCGCCCTTCTCGGAGCTGTTCTCCAGGGCCTTCTTTTCGGAATTCATCGGGGCCGGCGGCACCCTCCGCTCGGTGCGGGTGGAGTACCTGGACCTGCTCCATGTGGTGGACCGGCCTGCGCGGGAGCGGCTGGTGGCCCTGCTGCGCATGAAATACGCGAACCAGAGGTTCGCCCTCGTGGTGGCCCTGAATCCGGCGGCCACCGGGTTCGCGCTCGGGGAGGGGGCCTTCCTGGCGGGGAACGCCCCGCTCATCGCGCTCTACCCTGGTTTCCCGCTCCCGGAGCGGCCCGAGGGGCGGCTAGGGTTGATCGGCTCCTCCTTCGACTACGGGGGCACCCTGCGGCTGGCCCTGGGGTTGCGGCCCGGCGCCCGGGAGGTGCTCCTCGTCACCGGGTCCAGCGCCCAGGACCGGATGTACGAGGCGCAGGCCTGGGAGGCCCTCGCGCCCTGGGCGGGGAAGCTGGCCATCACGTCCACCCGGGGCCTGGCCTTCCCGGAGATCCTGGCGCGGGTCGCGGGGGCCGGGGAGGGAACCCTGGTGCTCTACTCGACGATCTTCGAGGACGGGGCGGGGAGCGGCTTCGTGCCCAAGGAGGCCGCGGCGAAGGTGGTGGCCCAGACCCGCCAGCCGGTCTTTGGGACGTTCGAGCCGCTCCTGGGCACGGGGGTGGTCGGCGGGTCGATGCTGAGCGTCACCGAGAGCGCCCATCAGATCGCGCGCATCGCCCTTGGGGCCCTGCGCGGGGAGGCGCCGTTGCCGGGGAAGGAGCCGGTGGTCCGATTCCCCAACCGCCCCATCCCGTTGTTCGATTGGCCGGCCTTCGAGGGGCACGGGCTCGATCCCGACCGCCTGCCCCGGGGGGCGGTCCTGCTGCGCCGGCCGCCGAGCCCCTGGGCCCAGTACAAGGTCCAGATCCTCTCCATCGCCGCCATCATGGCGGTGCTGGCTGGGTCCACGCTGGGGCTGGCCGTGCAGAACCGCCGCAGGAGGGCGGCGGAGCGGGTCGCCGTGGAGCAGCGGCGGTGGGTCCAGGTCCTGATCGACACGGCGCCGGAGGCCATCGCCGTCTATGACGCGGACCTGGGGCGCTACGTCGATGTGAACCCCGCCGCGGAGGCGATCTTCGGGTGCGGGCGGGGGGAACTGCTCCAGTTGGGGCCGGCGGACTTCTTCTCGGAACCGATCCCGGGCTGCCAGGACGTGTCGGAGAGCATCCGGAAGCTCACGGACCGGGCCCTGGCGGGCGAGGTGTTCTCCTACCCGCGGGACGTGCGTAGCCGGGACGGGCGCCTGATTCCGTGCCAGGTCCACCTGACGAGCCTGCCGACTCAGGACCGGCGGCTGCTGCGGGTCAGCTACGTGAGCCTGTCCGACCTGCGGCGGGCGGAGGAGGAGCTGCGCAGCTCCCAGGCCAGCCTGAGGGCCCTGTTCGAGAACACGGCCGATTCGATCTGGTCGGTGGACCTGGCTTACCGGTTCCGCACCTTCAACCAGGCGCTCGTCGAGCGCCTCCGCCGCCGGTTCGACGTCGAGATCGCCCCGGGGATGGGGCCCGCGGATTTCCAACCGGCGGACCAGGCCGCGGTCTGGATCGGGTTCTATGAACGGGTGCTCCGGGAGGGGGCCTTCCGCCAGGAGTTCATGGAGCCCAACGGGGGGGGCCGGCTCGAGCTCTCCTTCAACCCGATCCGCCAGGACGGCGCCATCGTCGGGATCTCGGTCTTCAGCAAGGACATCACGGAGCAGAAGCGCCTGCGGGAGCAGCTGAACCAGGCCCAGAAGATGGAGGCCGTGGGGCAGCTCGCGGGGGGCATCGCCCACGATTTCAACAATGCCCTCGCGGGGATCATGAGCGCGGCGGAGGTGCTCCGGGGTCTGGACGTGTCCCCGGCGCAGCGGCTGGCCTTCGCGGACATGATCCTGGTGGGCGCTGAACGGGCGGGGGCCCTGACCAAGAAGCTCCTCGCCTTTTCCCGGAAGGCCGAGACGGCGCACGTTCCGGTGGACGTGGCGGCCGTCGTGAACGACACCGCGGCCATCCTCGGCCGGACCCTCGACAAACGCATCCGCGTCCACGTGGACAACCGGGCGGAAAGCGCCCGGGTCCTCGGGGACGACGCCCTCCTGCAGAACGCCTTCCTGAACATGGGGATCAACGCCGGCCACGCCATGCCCGAAGGGGGTGTCCTCACCTTCCGGCTGGAGGCCGTCACCCTGGATGAGATCTCCTGCGCCAACGCCCCCTTCGACCTCGTACCCGGGCCCCACCTCCAGGTGTCCGTGGAGGACACGGGCTGCGGCATGTCGCCCGAGGTCCAGGCCCGGATCTTTGAGCCGTTCTTCACCACCCGCAGGCAGGGGGAGGGGACGGGGCTCGGCCTCTCGGCGGTGTATGGCACGGTCCTGGATCACCATGGTGCCATCCAGGTGTACTCCGAGCCCGGCAAGGGCACGGTGTTCCACCTGTACCTGCCTTTGGCCACCGGCGCGGGGGCCCTCCAGGTCCCGGAGCCCCCGCTCGAGCGCGGCTGGGGCACGATCCTCCTCGTGGATGACGAGGCGTTCGTGCGGCTCACGGGCAAGGCCCTCCTGGAGCGCCTCGGCTACACCGTGCTCACGGCGGAGGACGGCACCACGGGGCTCGCCGCGTTCGAGGGAAGGCGGGACGAGATCCGGTTGGTCATCCTGGACATGATCATGCCGGTCATGGGGGGAAGGGACATCCTCAGGAGGATCCGGGCCCTCGACCCGGGGTTGCCCGTCCTCATCTGCTCGGGGTTCTCCCGGGAGGGGGAGCTGGCCCAGATCCGGGAGGAGGGGGCCTTTGCCTTCCTGCAGAAGCCCTTCCGCCAGGCGGAACTGGCGGCGGCCGTGGCGGCGGCGCTGCGGGGTGGGACCTCCTCCCCCTAG
- a CDS encoding DUF4019 domain-containing protein, translated as MRCPTCEALNLDESPTCFNCGSPLQPGRTPYASPDAPVGEPPRRGFRAKWLLWGCGGALALLLLLLGSCVLFVKGGLAASERTFAPAVDAYLAHVRAGDYAGAYREFGEPMHKVVKEADYIALETGFQEKLGPLLTKKPQAFQTGVDGQGTWGRIAYTCDFAKGPGTLLVSLRKADGVWKIVELRYDSPVFLEYLKSRKAS; from the coding sequence GTGCGCTGCCCCACCTGCGAAGCCCTCAACCTGGACGAGTCGCCGACCTGCTTCAACTGCGGCTCGCCCCTTCAGCCTGGCCGGACCCCCTACGCCTCGCCGGACGCGCCCGTGGGCGAGCCCCCCAGGCGGGGCTTCCGGGCCAAGTGGCTCCTGTGGGGCTGCGGCGGCGCGCTGGCGCTCCTGTTGCTCCTCCTGGGCAGCTGCGTGCTCTTCGTGAAGGGCGGCCTGGCCGCCAGCGAGCGCACCTTCGCGCCGGCCGTGGACGCCTACCTCGCCCACGTGCGGGCCGGGGACTACGCGGGCGCCTACCGGGAGTTCGGCGAGCCCATGCACAAGGTCGTCAAGGAAGCCGACTACATCGCCCTGGAGACCGGTTTCCAGGAGAAGCTCGGACCCCTCCTCACCAAGAAGCCCCAGGCCTTCCAGACCGGCGTCGACGGCCAGGGCACCTGGGGCCGCATCGCGTACACCTGCGACTTCGCCAAGGGCCCCGGCACCCTCCTCGTCTCCCTCCGCAAGGCCGACGGCGTCTGGAAGATCGTTGAGCTCCGCTACGATTCGCCCGTCTTCCTCGAATATCTCAAGTCCCGCAAAGCCTCCTGA
- a CDS encoding IS91 family transposase, with protein sequence MAYSRPRFDIADIVRRHLPELEADASLGHRQTKVLRAISRCRTAAMGGHVDVCPDCGREHPSYNSCGNRHCPKCQNLAQEKWIEARARRLLAAAHFHLVFTEPSELRPIAMSHARLLHGILFQAASATLLELGHTHLEATLGVTFVLHTWTRDLRYHPHAHALVSAGGIALDGSRWVPTSQKFLFHVHRLGALFKGKFMALLREAQERGELGLTGVAFNVLMARLAKRKWVVYAKRPYREAWHALAYLGRYVHRVGISNSRLLEVADGQVTFRTKGKATATLPEVAFLRRFLLHVLPEQFTKVRHYGLYASPKLLEKAKAHLGDQAIPDLWRKPAPDDGVEDRLIAIVECRDMLCPDCGSMMARKHLPRPRAPPEGTPA encoded by the coding sequence GTGGCCTACTCCCGACCCCGGTTCGACATTGCGGATATCGTCAGGCGCCATCTCCCTGAACTGGAGGCGGACGCATCCCTGGGTCATCGCCAGACGAAGGTCCTCCGGGCCATCAGCCGCTGCCGCACGGCCGCCATGGGCGGTCATGTGGACGTCTGCCCGGACTGCGGCCGGGAGCACCCCAGCTACAACTCCTGCGGCAACCGGCATTGCCCGAAATGCCAGAACCTGGCCCAGGAGAAGTGGATCGAGGCCCGGGCCAGGCGGCTCCTGGCGGCAGCGCACTTCCATCTGGTGTTCACCGAGCCGTCCGAACTGCGCCCGATCGCCATGAGCCACGCGCGCCTGCTCCACGGGATCCTGTTCCAGGCGGCCAGCGCCACGCTCCTGGAACTGGGGCACACCCACCTGGAAGCCACCCTGGGGGTGACGTTCGTGCTCCACACCTGGACCCGGGACCTCCGCTACCACCCGCACGCCCATGCCCTGGTCTCCGCCGGCGGCATCGCCTTGGACGGGAGCCGGTGGGTCCCGACCTCCCAGAAATTCCTGTTCCACGTCCATCGCCTGGGCGCCCTGTTCAAGGGCAAGTTCATGGCCCTACTGCGCGAGGCTCAGGAGCGGGGCGAACTGGGCCTGACGGGGGTGGCCTTCAATGTGCTCATGGCAAGGCTCGCCAAGCGGAAGTGGGTGGTCTATGCCAAGCGCCCCTACCGGGAGGCCTGGCACGCCCTCGCCTACCTGGGCCGCTACGTTCACCGGGTGGGGATCTCCAATTCGAGACTCCTCGAGGTTGCCGATGGCCAGGTGACTTTCCGGACCAAGGGCAAGGCCACGGCCACCCTGCCGGAGGTGGCCTTCCTACGCCGGTTCCTGCTCCATGTGCTTCCGGAGCAGTTCACCAAGGTCAGGCACTACGGCCTATACGCCTCGCCCAAGCTGCTGGAGAAGGCCAAGGCCCACCTCGGCGACCAGGCCATCCCGGACCTCTGGCGAAAGCCCGCTCCCGACGATGGCGTGGAGGATCGGCTCATCGCCATCGTCGAATGCCGGGACATGCTGTGCCCCGACTGTGGCTCGATGATGGCCCGCAAGCACCTGCCCAGGCCGCGGGCGCCACCCGAGGGGACACCAGCATGA
- a CDS encoding tyrosine-type recombinase/integrase — protein MAVSLSLSRFAGDLQMANRAHKTIQQYVASVRRFEEFLGHDPCDASQESVRRWVDVLRQQAIGASRLALHYSALKFLYARTLGQPEKVAWITVPKAKAHLPSTLSQAEVARLLDGFTTTKYRTFFTLVYATGLRINEACRLETRDIDAMQQVIHVRDGKGGKDRMVPMGAKLYRALRTYYKHMQPPKPWLFASKSGGPLCADTARRALLCAAAVSGIGKFVNPHLLRHAFATHLLESGEDLRKIQVVLGHASITSTQIYTQVAPGQIAAVRSPLEDLPE, from the coding sequence ATGGCGGTCAGTTTATCTCTGTCCCGGTTCGCCGGGGACCTTCAAATGGCGAACCGCGCCCATAAGACGATCCAGCAGTACGTCGCATCGGTGAGGCGTTTCGAGGAATTCCTTGGCCACGACCCATGCGACGCCAGCCAGGAATCGGTGCGGCGGTGGGTGGACGTCCTCCGGCAGCAGGCCATCGGAGCCTCCCGGCTGGCCCTCCACTACTCAGCCTTGAAGTTCCTCTATGCCCGGACCCTGGGCCAGCCCGAGAAGGTGGCCTGGATCACCGTCCCCAAGGCCAAGGCCCACCTGCCTTCCACCTTGAGCCAGGCTGAGGTTGCGCGGCTGCTGGACGGGTTCACCACCACGAAATACCGCACCTTCTTCACTCTGGTCTACGCCACCGGCCTGCGGATCAACGAGGCCTGCCGGCTCGAGACCCGGGACATCGACGCCATGCAGCAGGTGATCCACGTCCGCGATGGAAAGGGCGGCAAGGACCGGATGGTGCCCATGGGGGCCAAGCTCTACCGGGCGCTGCGGACCTACTACAAGCACATGCAGCCCCCGAAGCCTTGGCTGTTCGCCTCCAAGTCGGGAGGGCCCCTCTGCGCGGACACCGCCCGGCGCGCCCTCCTTTGCGCAGCGGCCGTCTCCGGCATCGGCAAGTTCGTGAACCCCCACCTTCTGCGCCACGCGTTCGCGACCCACCTGCTGGAGAGCGGCGAGGACCTGCGCAAGATCCAGGTGGTCCTGGGCCACGCCAGCATCACCTCCACCCAGATCTACACCCAGGTGGCGCCAGGCCAGATCGCCGCCGTGCGAAGCCCTCTGGAGGACCTGCCGGAGTAG
- a CDS encoding tyrosine-type recombinase/integrase, protein MSHNPVLSRLESDLRMAGRAKGTIQQYLASIRRFQEMVGKSADRASQAEIRRWVEHLQAQPIGPERLRCHYSALAFLFRKTLGQPDKVAFISMPRKDAPLPTILTAAEVGRVLKSFTVAKYSVFFALIYATGLRISEAIGLETQDIDALRGVIHVRHAKGGGQRLVMLRSVLLDMLREYWKYERPTPPLLFSTRFGRPLCPETARRALLCASAASGIGKVVTPHMLRHSFATSLLENRTDLRTIQVLLGHKSIKSTQIYTQVSASQIAAVRSPLEDLVP, encoded by the coding sequence ATGAGCCACAACCCCGTATTGTCGCGACTCGAGTCCGATCTTAGGATGGCCGGGCGTGCCAAAGGAACCATCCAGCAATATCTGGCCTCCATCCGGCGGTTCCAGGAGATGGTCGGCAAGTCGGCCGACCGTGCCTCCCAGGCGGAAATCCGCCGCTGGGTGGAGCACCTCCAGGCCCAGCCCATCGGCCCGGAACGCCTGCGATGCCACTACTCGGCGCTGGCCTTCCTATTCCGGAAAACCCTGGGCCAGCCCGACAAGGTGGCCTTCATCTCCATGCCCAGGAAGGATGCCCCGCTGCCCACCATCCTGACCGCGGCCGAGGTGGGCCGGGTGCTCAAGTCCTTCACTGTGGCCAAGTACAGCGTGTTCTTCGCCCTGATCTACGCCACGGGCCTCCGGATCAGCGAGGCCATCGGCCTGGAGACCCAGGACATCGATGCCCTGCGGGGGGTGATCCACGTCCGACATGCCAAGGGTGGGGGCCAGCGCCTAGTCATGCTCCGCTCCGTCCTGCTGGATATGCTCCGGGAATATTGGAAGTACGAGCGCCCCACGCCACCCCTGCTGTTCTCAACCCGCTTCGGACGTCCCCTCTGCCCGGAGACGGCCCGTCGCGCCCTCCTGTGCGCCTCGGCGGCCTCGGGCATCGGGAAGGTGGTCACGCCCCACATGCTCCGGCACAGCTTCGCCACCTCCCTCCTGGAGAACCGCACGGACCTGAGGACCATCCAGGTCCTGCTCGGCCACAAGTCCATCAAGTCCACCCAGATCTACACCCAGGTCTCGGCCAGCCAGATCGCTGCCGTCCGGAGTCCCTTGGAGGACCTGGTCCCGTAG